Within the Pseudomonas oryzae genome, the region GCGCTCACCGCCGCCAGATTGCAGGCGATGCTCGACTTGCCGACCCCGCCCTTCTGATTGAACACCACGCGTCGCATACCGCTGTCTCCTTCCATCTGCTCGAGGCGCAGGTGCATTTAAGCCCATTCGCGCCGCGCCGGATACTCAACCGGCAGGCGTCTGGCGCTGCCGCTGCGCCTCGCCGGCCTCGCGCACCAGCAGCTCGGCGAAGCGCTGCACCAGCGGCGACTGCTCGCCGCGCCGGCGCACCAGCCAAACCGCGGTGCTCGCCCCGGGATCGCGCAGGGTGCGCCAGACCACGCCGTCGATGCGCATGCGGCTGAACGAGGCCGGCAATATGGTGACACCGAGGCCGGTGGCGACCAGGCCAATCAGGGTCATCGCCTCGCTGGCCTCCTGGACGATGTGCGGGCTGAAGCCGGCGGCCCGTGCCAGACCGAGCACCTGGTCGTAGAGGCCGGTGCCGAAGCTGCGCGGGAAGAACACGAAGGGCTCGGCGGCCAGCTCGGCCAGGGCGATGGCGCCCTCGAGCGCCTGCGGATGGCCGGCCGGCAGCACCACCACCAGCGGTTCGGCGAACAGCTCCAGCGCCTCCAGGCCGGCGGGCAACGGCTCCAGCGGGCGGATCATGCCCACCTGCAGCAGCCCCTCGCCGACCGCTTCGGCGACCTCGCGGCTGCTCAGCTCGCGCAGGTCGAGGTGCACCGCCGGGCAGGCCTGGCGGAAGGCGCGCAGCGCGCGGGGAATCGTCGAGGTGAACGGCGCCGAGGAGGTGAAGCCGACCTTCAGCTCGCCCAGCTCGCCGGCGCGGGCGCGACGGGTCACCGCCACCGCCTTGTCCAGCTGCGCCAGCACCGCGCGCGCCTCGGGCAGGAACAGTTCGCCGACCGCGCTGAGCGCCACCCGGCGGTTGGTTCGCTCGAACAGGCAGGCGCCGAGTTCGTCCTCCAGCGCCTGGATCTGCTGGCTGAGCGGCGGCTGGGAGATGCCCAGGCGCTGAGCGGCGCGGCCGAAGTGCAGCTCCTCGGCGACGGCGATGAAGTAGCGCAGGTGGCGAAGTTCCATGGCGACCGATCGATCTTCTTTGAGTATCAAACGAGTCGAATAATATATTGGAACTAAGAATGGCACCTCACCTATCCTTGCCCTGAGTTTCCGCTCGGGTCGCCATCCGCGCGCCCGCCCTCTGCCAGCCGCGAGGTTTCCATGAACAGCCTGGTCGCCAGCCACGCGCAGGCGGGCTCCGCCCCCGACGCCGCGCCAAGCCATATCGAGAAGGGCACGGCCGCCTTCCGCCGCACCAACTGGGCGCTGTTCGCCGGCGGTTTCGCCACCTTCGCCCTGCTCTACTGCGTGCAGCCGATGCTGCCGGTGCTGTCGGCGGCCTTCGCCCTCAGCGCGGCCGAGAGCAGCCTGGCGCTGTCGATCTCGACCATCACCCTGGCCATAGGCCTGCTGCTCACCGGCCCGCTGTCCGACGCGGTCGGCCGCAAGCCGGTGATGGTCGCGGCGCTGTGCAGCGCGGCGCTGTGTACCCTGCTCACCCCGCTGATGCCCAACTGGCATGCCCTGCTGCTGATGCGCGCGCTGGTCGGCCTGTCGCTGAGCGGCCTAGTGGCGGTGGCGATGTCCTACCTGAGCGAGGAGATCTACCCCCAGCACCTCGGCCTGGCCATGGGCCTGTACATCTCCGGCAACGCCCTGGGCGGCATGAGCGGCCGGCTTGTCAGCGGCGTGCTGGTCGACTTCTTCTCCTGGCAGGCGGCGGTCGGCCTGCTCGGCGGTCTGGCGCTGCTCGCCGCCCTGCTGTTCTGGCGCCTGCTGCCGGACTCGCGACACTTCCGCCCCACCCCACTGAGCTTCGCCAACCTCGCCGAGGGGCTGCGCCTGCACTTCGGCGACCGCGGCCTGCCGTGGCTGTTCCTCGAGGCCTTCCTGCTGATGGGCGGTTTCGTCACCCTGTTCAACTACATCGGCTACCGCCTGCTGGAGGCACCCTACGGCCTGAGCATGAGCTGGGTCGGCCTGCTCTCGGTGGTCTATCTGTCCGGCACCTACAGCTCGACCCAGGCCGGCGCGCTGGCCGACCGCCTCGGTCGCCACAGGGTGTTCTGGCCGGCGATCCTGGTGATGCTCGCCGGCCTGCTGCTGACCCTGTTCGCGCCGCTGGGGCTGATCCTCGCCGGCATGCTGCTGTTCGCCTTCGGCTTCTTCGCCGCCCACTCGCTGGCCAGCAGCTGGGTCGGCCGCCGCGCCCTGCAGGCGCGCGGCCAGGCCTCGTCGCTGTACCTGTTCAGCTACTACCTGGGCTCGAGCATCGCCGGCACCGCCGGCGGTTTCTTCTGGCAGCACGGCGGCTGGACCGGCGTCGGCCTGTTCATCGCCGCCCTGCTCGTGGTCGCCCTGCTGGTCGCCCTGCACCTGTCGCGCCTGCCGCCCAAGCAGCCGCAGACCTAAGCCGCAGGGTGCGCCGTGCGCACCACCGAGCTCCTCGGTTTCGCGGTGCGCATAGCGCACCCTACCCCGGAAACGACGAAGCCCGATCACAGGATCGGGCTTCTGTCATTACCGCGCGGCTCAGTGGTGGTACTGCGCCGACAGCTCGTGCACTGCCTCGATGAACACGCCGGCATGCGCCGGATCGACTTCCGGGGTGATGCCGTGGCCAAGGTTGAACACGTGGCCGCTGCCGTGGCCGAAGCGCTCGAGGATGCGCGCCACCTCGGCGCGGATCGCCGTCGGGTTGGCGT harbors:
- a CDS encoding LysR family transcriptional regulator, coding for MELRHLRYFIAVAEELHFGRAAQRLGISQPPLSQQIQALEDELGACLFERTNRRVALSAVGELFLPEARAVLAQLDKAVAVTRRARAGELGELKVGFTSSAPFTSTIPRALRAFRQACPAVHLDLRELSSREVAEAVGEGLLQVGMIRPLEPLPAGLEALELFAEPLVVVLPAGHPQALEGAIALAELAAEPFVFFPRSFGTGLYDQVLGLARAAGFSPHIVQEASEAMTLIGLVATGLGVTILPASFSRMRIDGVVWRTLRDPGASTAVWLVRRRGEQSPLVQRFAELLVREAGEAQRQRQTPAG
- a CDS encoding MFS transporter, which produces MNSLVASHAQAGSAPDAAPSHIEKGTAAFRRTNWALFAGGFATFALLYCVQPMLPVLSAAFALSAAESSLALSISTITLAIGLLLTGPLSDAVGRKPVMVAALCSAALCTLLTPLMPNWHALLLMRALVGLSLSGLVAVAMSYLSEEIYPQHLGLAMGLYISGNALGGMSGRLVSGVLVDFFSWQAAVGLLGGLALLAALLFWRLLPDSRHFRPTPLSFANLAEGLRLHFGDRGLPWLFLEAFLLMGGFVTLFNYIGYRLLEAPYGLSMSWVGLLSVVYLSGTYSSTQAGALADRLGRHRVFWPAILVMLAGLLLTLFAPLGLILAGMLLFAFGFFAAHSLASSWVGRRALQARGQASSLYLFSYYLGSSIAGTAGGFFWQHGGWTGVGLFIAALLVVALLVALHLSRLPPKQPQT